The Streptomyces sp. HSG2 genome has a segment encoding these proteins:
- a CDS encoding sugar ABC transporter substrate-binding protein has translation MARFRTWRGVALAGALSLTALTAAGCSSTGGKRAEEAREAAVAEGRAAVDTPRWTFAMVTHSGDGDTFWDIVQNGAEQAAVKDNINFLYSHDAEAQQQAQLVDAAVDKGVDGIIVSLAKPDALKSALARAAEADIPVITVNSGSAVSAELGALTHIGQDETIAGEAVGEELNRRGHERALCVLHEQGNVGHEQRCDGVEDRFDGEVERLYVKGTNMPDVQSALEAELQADQAVDAVVTLGAPYADTAVIAKESTGSDAEIDTFDLNAKVVDGLASGSLGFAVDQQPYLQGYQAVDLLWLYKYNADVLGGGRPVLTGPQIITGDDADALADYTRRGTR, from the coding sequence GTGGCACGTTTTCGGACCTGGCGGGGCGTCGCGCTGGCAGGCGCGCTGTCCCTCACCGCCCTCACGGCGGCGGGTTGCAGCAGTACGGGCGGCAAGCGTGCGGAGGAGGCCCGCGAGGCGGCGGTGGCCGAGGGGAGGGCCGCGGTCGACACGCCGCGCTGGACCTTCGCCATGGTCACGCACTCCGGCGACGGCGACACCTTCTGGGACATCGTGCAGAACGGTGCCGAGCAGGCCGCGGTCAAGGACAACATCAACTTCCTGTACTCCCACGACGCCGAGGCCCAGCAGCAGGCTCAGCTGGTGGACGCGGCCGTGGACAAGGGGGTGGACGGCATCATCGTCTCGCTCGCCAAGCCCGACGCCCTGAAGTCGGCGCTCGCCCGGGCCGCCGAGGCGGACATCCCGGTGATCACCGTCAACTCCGGATCGGCCGTGTCGGCGGAGCTGGGCGCCCTCACCCATATCGGTCAGGACGAGACGATCGCCGGGGAGGCCGTCGGGGAGGAGCTGAACCGACGAGGTCACGAGCGCGCACTGTGCGTGCTGCACGAGCAGGGCAACGTGGGGCACGAGCAGCGCTGCGACGGTGTCGAGGACCGCTTCGACGGCGAGGTCGAGCGGCTCTACGTGAAGGGCACCAACATGCCGGACGTGCAGTCCGCCCTGGAGGCCGAGCTCCAGGCCGACCAGGCCGTGGACGCCGTCGTCACGCTCGGCGCCCCGTACGCCGACACCGCCGTCATCGCCAAGGAGAGCACGGGCAGCGACGCGGAGATCGACACCTTCGATCTGAACGCCAAGGTCGTCGACGGACTGGCGAGCGGCTCTCTGGGGTTCGCCGTCGACCAACAGCCCTATCTCCAGGGCTATCAGGCCGTCGACCTGCTCTGGCTGTACAAGTACAACGCGGACGTCCTCGGCGGTGGTCGCCCCGTCCTGACGGGTCCTCAGATCATCACCGGGGACGACGCCGACGCCCTCGCCGACTACACGAGGCGGGGCACACGATGA
- a CDS encoding GntR family transcriptional regulator, with the protein MDPTARLDLGVDRGSPVPLYFQLAQRLETAIGRGELTPGTLLGNEIALAARLGLSRPTVRQAIQSLVDKGLLVRRRGVGTQVVHARAGRSPELNGLYDELTAAGRDPTTTVLVSALVPASEEVAAALGLAAGSEVHRLERMRMADGEPLAYLRNHLPTGLVDLDTRRLESTGLYRLLRDAGITPHRAHQSIGARAATEAEARRLGESEGAPLLTMRRTTYDVTGRPVESGAHAYRPSRHSFDFQVLARI; encoded by the coding sequence GTGGACCCGACGGCGCGGCTCGACCTCGGTGTGGATCGAGGCAGTCCGGTGCCGCTGTACTTCCAACTGGCGCAGCGGCTGGAGACGGCGATCGGGCGGGGCGAGCTGACCCCGGGCACCCTGCTGGGAAACGAGATCGCCCTGGCGGCACGGCTCGGCCTGTCCCGCCCCACCGTGCGGCAGGCCATCCAGTCCCTGGTGGACAAGGGGCTGCTGGTGCGTCGCCGGGGAGTCGGTACCCAGGTGGTGCACGCGCGGGCCGGACGGTCGCCCGAGCTGAACGGACTCTACGACGAGCTGACGGCGGCCGGTCGCGACCCGACCACCACGGTCCTGGTCAGTGCCCTGGTCCCGGCGAGCGAGGAGGTGGCCGCCGCCCTCGGGCTGGCCGCGGGCAGCGAGGTCCACCGGCTGGAGCGGATGCGCATGGCCGACGGCGAGCCCCTGGCCTACCTCCGCAACCACCTGCCGACCGGCCTCGTCGATCTGGACACCCGTCGATTGGAGAGCACCGGACTGTACCGGCTCCTGAGGGACGCCGGGATCACGCCGCACCGTGCTCACCAGTCGATCGGCGCGCGAGCCGCCACCGAGGCGGAGGCTCGGCGGCTCGGCGAGAGCGAGGGCGCCCCGCTGCTCACGATGCGGCGCACCACCTACGACGTCACGGGGCGACCGGTCGAGTCGGGCGCGCACGCCTACAGGCCGTCCCGGCACTCCTTCGACTTCCAGGTGCTGGCGCGAATCTGA
- a CDS encoding HipA family kinase, which produces MLREVSATRYVEPLHSGGSVPGVVEADDLGTYVVKFTGSAQGRRALAAEVIVGELARALGLRFPELVLVRFDPVIAEGEPHEEVRRLHRASSGVNLGMDFLPGAGDFTPDLAEGFPVDPLSAGRIVWFDALTANVDRTVHSPNLLVWPMRGIVRPRLWLIDHGAALVFHHRWEDADPLRAYDLRHHALGRYGPDVRAADAELAPLVTRELLSRVTAAVPDGWLATDSGPATPDEVRRAYVDHLHARVLGSAHWLPGGFPTSEERVAEEKRRAARSRRERPHWLEHVPVTGGGPERMSDGVERRR; this is translated from the coding sequence ATGTTGAGAGAGGTCTCCGCGACCCGCTACGTCGAACCGCTGCACTCCGGGGGCTCCGTCCCCGGCGTCGTCGAGGCTGACGACCTGGGCACCTACGTCGTGAAGTTCACGGGCTCCGCGCAGGGGCGCAGGGCGTTGGCGGCCGAGGTGATCGTGGGGGAGCTGGCGCGCGCCCTCGGGCTTCGCTTCCCGGAGCTGGTGCTGGTGCGCTTCGACCCCGTGATCGCGGAGGGGGAGCCGCACGAGGAGGTCCGACGCCTGCACCGGGCCAGCTCCGGCGTGAACCTGGGGATGGACTTCCTGCCGGGGGCCGGGGACTTCACGCCCGACCTCGCGGAGGGCTTCCCCGTCGATCCGCTCTCCGCGGGGCGGATCGTCTGGTTCGACGCCCTGACGGCCAACGTGGATCGCACGGTGCACAGTCCGAACCTCCTGGTCTGGCCGATGCGCGGGATCGTCCGACCGCGCCTGTGGCTGATCGACCACGGAGCCGCCCTCGTCTTCCACCATCGCTGGGAGGACGCCGACCCGCTGAGGGCGTACGACCTGAGGCACCATGCCCTGGGACGCTACGGCCCCGACGTGCGGGCCGCCGACGCCGAACTGGCCCCCCTGGTCACCCGCGAACTGCTGAGCCGGGTGACGGCCGCCGTCCCCGACGGGTGGTTGGCGACCGACTCCGGCCCGGCGACCCCGGACGAGGTCCGCCGCGCCTACGTGGACCACCTGCACGCGCGCGTCCTCGGATCCGCGCACTGGCTCCCCGGCGGCTTCCCCACCAGTGAAGAGCGCGTGGCGGAGGAGAAGCGTCGCGCGGCCCGCTCGCGACGGGAGCGCCCGCACTGGCTCGAACACGTGCCGGTCACGGGTGGGGGGCCGGAGCGGATGTCGGACGGGGTGGAGCGCCGGCGCTGA
- the tnpB gene encoding IS607 family element RNA-guided endonuclease TnpB, whose protein sequence is MKKFQPRPGFVVRAFRFALDPNATQEAALRSHCGAARAAYNRAVGWVTASWWQRRAEETYGIPEESPTEWRPWSLPSLRKAFNEAKHTDPRFAAWWEENSKEAYSTGLANASAAFGNYAKSKNGKRKGARMGVPRFKSKHKARLSCRFTTGTIRVDADGRHVTLPRLGTLRTHEPMVKLLGRVQAGTARILSATVRHERGRWFASLQVEVKRDIVRVARPDAAVGIDLGVKTLAVLADSTGQIRTVANPGHYDAARAQLRRASRTVSRRQGPDRRTGQRPSRRWEKANAARNRVHHRVANLREDALHKLTTAVAAEYGTVVVEDLNVAGMLRNRRLARRIADAGFGEIRRRLTYKTRQRHATRMIVADRWYPSSKTCSGCGGVKAKLPLHVRTFECDACHLVVDRDDNAALNLAALAAACVTGTGVAADQDTPKRVSKPRGADRETRATRPRREAEAGRGGWRNPAAPAAEGNERPYSSRSPHALVM, encoded by the coding sequence ATGAAGAAGTTCCAGCCGCGGCCCGGGTTCGTGGTGCGGGCGTTCCGGTTCGCCCTGGACCCGAACGCCACCCAGGAGGCCGCGCTGCGTTCGCACTGCGGTGCCGCGCGGGCCGCGTACAACAGGGCTGTGGGCTGGGTGACGGCGTCGTGGTGGCAGCGCCGTGCGGAGGAGACCTACGGGATCCCCGAGGAGTCGCCGACCGAGTGGCGGCCGTGGTCGCTTCCGTCGCTGCGGAAGGCGTTCAACGAGGCCAAGCACACCGACCCCAGGTTCGCCGCCTGGTGGGAGGAGAACTCCAAGGAGGCGTACTCCACCGGCCTGGCGAACGCGTCGGCCGCGTTCGGCAACTACGCGAAGTCGAAGAACGGCAAGCGGAAGGGCGCCCGGATGGGCGTCCCCCGGTTCAAGTCGAAGCACAAGGCGCGTCTTTCCTGCCGGTTCACCACGGGCACCATCCGTGTGGACGCCGACGGCCGGCACGTCACCCTCCCCCGGCTCGGCACGCTGCGCACCCACGAGCCGATGGTGAAGCTCCTCGGCCGCGTCCAGGCCGGGACAGCCCGGATCCTGTCCGCGACCGTGCGGCACGAGCGCGGACGCTGGTTCGCCTCCCTCCAGGTCGAGGTCAAGCGTGACATCGTGCGCGTGGCTCGCCCGGATGCGGCAGTCGGCATCGATCTCGGTGTGAAGACCCTCGCCGTGTTGGCCGACAGCACCGGCCAGATCCGCACCGTCGCGAACCCGGGCCACTACGACGCCGCCCGCGCGCAGCTGCGCCGCGCCTCCCGGACCGTGTCCAGGCGGCAGGGCCCCGACCGGCGCACCGGGCAGAGGCCGTCCCGCCGCTGGGAGAAGGCCAACGCGGCCCGCAACCGCGTGCATCACCGGGTGGCGAACCTCCGCGAGGACGCCCTGCACAAGCTCACCACGGCCGTGGCCGCCGAGTACGGCACCGTCGTGGTCGAGGACCTCAACGTCGCCGGGATGCTCCGCAACCGGCGTCTGGCCCGCCGCATCGCCGATGCCGGGTTCGGGGAGATCCGCCGCCGGCTCACCTACAAGACCCGTCAGCGCCACGCCACCCGCATGATCGTGGCGGACCGCTGGTACCCCTCCTCGAAGACCTGTTCCGGGTGCGGCGGAGTGAAAGCCAAGCTGCCGCTGCACGTGCGGACCTTCGAATGCGACGCCTGCCACCTGGTCGTCGACCGGGACGACAACGCCGCGCTCAACCTCGCCGCCCTCGCGGCGGCCTGCGTGACTGGTACCGGAGTGGCCGCAGACCAGGACACCCCCAAGCGGGTGTCGAAGCCTCGTGGAGCCGACCGTGAGACCCGCGCCACCCGCCCCCGCCGCGAGGCGGAGGCGGGCAGGGGCGGGTGGCGCAACCCTGCCGCACCAGCGGCAGAGGGAAACGAGAGACCGTACTCAAGCCGAAGCCCTCACGCTCTGGTGATGTGA
- a CDS encoding IS607 family transposase has protein sequence MKLSEWAARNGVHYQTAWVWAKEGRMPVPVRQTPSGTWLVDEPTPEASGRVVAYCRVSSADRKADLDRQVARVVQAATGLGLPVAEVVTEVGSGLNGRRRELRRVLSDPRAAVIVVEHRDRLARFGVEHLEAVLSASGRRLVVLDPTETADDLVGDITEVLTSMCARLYGRRAARNRAARAVAVATGEDAE, from the coding sequence GTGAAGCTTTCCGAGTGGGCGGCACGCAATGGCGTGCACTACCAGACCGCGTGGGTGTGGGCGAAAGAGGGCCGTATGCCGGTCCCGGTCCGCCAGACGCCATCCGGTACATGGCTGGTCGACGAGCCCACCCCGGAGGCTTCCGGACGGGTCGTGGCGTACTGCCGGGTGTCCTCGGCGGACCGGAAAGCGGACCTTGACCGGCAGGTGGCCCGCGTGGTCCAAGCGGCCACGGGGCTGGGCCTGCCGGTCGCTGAAGTCGTGACCGAGGTCGGTTCGGGGCTGAACGGGCGGCGGCGCGAGCTGCGCCGGGTGCTGTCCGACCCCCGGGCCGCGGTGATCGTGGTCGAGCACCGCGACCGGCTTGCCCGGTTCGGTGTCGAGCACCTCGAAGCGGTCCTGTCGGCGTCCGGGCGGCGTCTGGTCGTCCTCGACCCCACCGAGACCGCCGATGACCTCGTAGGGGACATCACCGAAGTCCTCACGTCGATGTGCGCCCGCCTGTACGGGCGGCGGGCGGCGAGGAACCGGGCCGCTCGCGCGGTGGCCGTGGCGACCGGCGAGGACGCCGAATGA
- the rpmF gene encoding 50S ribosomal protein L32, with amino-acid sequence MAVPKRKMSRSNTRHRRARWKATPPQLVTITVDGVPYRVPQRLAKAYERGLLRPEGRAA; translated from the coding sequence GTGGCCGTTCCCAAGCGCAAGATGTCGCGCAGCAACACCCGTCACCGTCGTGCGCGGTGGAAGGCAACCCCGCCCCAGCTGGTCACCATCACGGTGGACGGCGTGCCCTACCGGGTGCCCCAGCGGCTGGCCAAGGCCTACGAGCGTGGCCTGCTTCGCCCGGAGGGCCGAGCCGCGTGA
- a CDS encoding GTP-binding protein codes for MNHAPPSSPLPVTVLSGFLGAGKTTLLNHVLGNREGLRVAVIVNDMSEVNIDAALVRGGEAALSRTEERLVEMTNGCICCTLRDDLLEEVDRLAREGRFDYLLIESSGISEPMPVAATFAFARDDGATLGDLARLDTMVTVVDAAGFLPELAGGDELIARGLDQYEGDERTVSDLLMDQVEFADVIVVNKLDLVDAASADRLRAALTRLNPAAHVVSSVRGRVPVREVLGTGRFDLERAQQAPGWVRELNGDHVPETEEYGISSTVFRSATPFHPERLWTFVTEGLDSGAYGQVLRSKGFFTLASRPRVTGLWSQAGSVARFEPSSARDADSPHAQELVFIGTRLEAEPLGAALTDCLVRQGERLPTRDPFPAWGTYGFDEDCAHEADPLAAVPGH; via the coding sequence GTGAACCACGCCCCGCCCTCGTCGCCGCTGCCCGTCACGGTCCTGTCGGGCTTCCTCGGCGCCGGCAAGACCACCCTGCTCAACCACGTCCTCGGCAACCGAGAGGGCCTGCGCGTCGCGGTCATCGTCAACGACATGAGCGAGGTGAACATCGACGCCGCGCTGGTGCGCGGCGGCGAGGCGGCGCTGTCGCGAACCGAGGAGCGTCTGGTCGAGATGACCAACGGGTGCATCTGCTGCACCCTGCGCGACGACCTGCTGGAGGAGGTGGACCGGCTGGCACGGGAGGGGCGCTTCGACTACCTGCTCATCGAGTCCTCCGGCATCTCCGAACCGATGCCGGTGGCCGCGACCTTCGCGTTCGCTCGCGACGACGGTGCCACCCTGGGCGACCTGGCCCGACTGGACACGATGGTCACGGTCGTGGACGCCGCCGGGTTCCTGCCGGAGTTGGCCGGCGGGGACGAGTTGATCGCGCGCGGCCTGGACCAGTACGAGGGCGACGAACGCACGGTCAGCGACCTGCTGATGGACCAGGTCGAGTTCGCCGACGTCATCGTCGTCAACAAGCTCGACCTGGTCGACGCCGCGTCGGCCGACCGACTGCGGGCCGCTCTCACCCGACTCAACCCCGCCGCCCACGTGGTGTCGTCCGTGCGGGGCCGCGTTCCGGTCCGCGAGGTCCTGGGCACCGGTCGCTTCGACCTGGAGCGGGCACAGCAGGCCCCGGGGTGGGTGCGGGAACTCAACGGCGACCACGTCCCCGAGACCGAGGAGTACGGCATCTCCTCGACCGTCTTCCGCTCGGCGACGCCCTTCCACCCCGAGCGACTGTGGACGTTCGTGACCGAGGGGCTGGACAGCGGCGCCTACGGACAGGTGCTCAGGTCCAAGGGGTTCTTCACCCTGGCCAGTCGACCCCGTGTGACGGGACTGTGGTCCCAGGCCGGATCGGTGGCGCGCTTCGAGCCCTCCTCCGCGCGTGACGCCGACAGCCCGCACGCTCAGGAACTCGTCTTCATCGGGACCCGCCTGGAGGCCGAACCGCTCGGCGCGGCCCTGACCGACTGTCTCGTACGGCAGGGCGAGAGGCTCCCGACGCGGGACCCCTTCCCCGCATGGGGCACCTACGGCTTCGACGAGGACTGCGCGCACGAGGCCGACCCCCTCGCGGCCGTGCCGGGGCACTGA
- a CDS encoding class I SAM-dependent methyltransferase — protein sequence MGVSMESAKAWVERWERQQRRYAVDREERFTVIADLVEHLCAGRTRPLLLDLGCGPGSLAARLARRMPHAEIVAVDSDPVLLELGRTHHADAARYVRTVIGEAGWTDALELRRAPDVAVSTTALHCLPVGALSETYRALGVLLPAGGALVNGDHFPPDAGSCGDLTAHVGRRRAERAGGHPEEDWLSWWRAASADPELADLFERRDRGGAPSGGGDGSGHLPLCRHSDLLTEAGFGELTPVWQVGDSRVVVARRL from the coding sequence ATGGGCGTGAGCATGGAGTCGGCCAAGGCGTGGGTGGAACGCTGGGAACGGCAGCAGCGGCGGTACGCCGTCGACCGCGAGGAGCGGTTCACCGTGATCGCCGACCTCGTGGAGCACCTGTGCGCCGGTCGCACCCGACCGCTCCTGCTGGACCTCGGGTGCGGCCCGGGCTCCCTGGCCGCCAGACTCGCCCGGCGGATGCCGCACGCGGAGATCGTCGCCGTCGACTCCGACCCCGTCCTGCTGGAGCTGGGGCGCACCCACCACGCCGACGCCGCCCGGTACGTGCGCACGGTCATCGGCGAGGCCGGTTGGACCGACGCCCTGGAACTGCGGCGCGCCCCGGACGTCGCCGTCTCGACGACCGCGCTCCACTGCCTTCCCGTCGGCGCCCTGAGCGAGACCTACCGGGCGCTGGGCGTCCTCCTCCCGGCGGGTGGAGCGCTGGTCAACGGCGATCACTTCCCGCCCGACGCGGGCTCCTGCGGTGACCTCACCGCCCACGTGGGGCGTCGGAGGGCGGAACGCGCGGGCGGGCACCCGGAGGAGGACTGGCTCTCGTGGTGGCGCGCCGCCTCGGCCGACCCGGAACTGGCCGACCTGTTCGAGCGGCGCGACCGGGGCGGCGCCCCCTCCGGGGGCGGCGACGGCAGCGGTCACCTTCCGCTGTGCCGCCACTCCGACCTGCTGACGGAGGCGGGTTTCGGAGAACTGACACCGGTGTGGCAGGTGGGTGACAGCCGGGTGGTGGTGGCACGCAGACTCTGA
- a CDS encoding aminotransferase class V-fold PLP-dependent enzyme has protein sequence MGRDPVDAQAATDTWGGAVREQFPIVTAHPELAYLDSAATSQKPEAVLEAVRAYLTNCNANAGRGTYPWANRTTELIARTRDRVKEFLGDSEPDRSEVHFTSGTTEGLRLVARDWLTDHLADGDEILVPFGDHRANLEPWIEARRLLAERGVRVRLRALPCQAVSGDYDHRAVASAVGPRTRFVAATHVHHVYGGDMNVHRLRDAVGPEVPICLDAAQSVGHLPFRVDDPALDVDFVVFSGHKMFALPGTGAVWARNTRGAALRPTGWAGTPNTVGIVSLLAALDWLDGLDVGRIRAHVGRLTTRLTDRLRRLDAYEVLGCPESLPADSPLPPPQRRHGIVTFRHRDIPADDLGFILFGHGLMVRADNLCQAGADTREGSVRVSLHVYNTDDEIDRLLNVLDELN, from the coding sequence GTGGGACGGGACCCGGTCGACGCACAGGCGGCCACGGATACCTGGGGCGGAGCGGTGCGGGAGCAGTTCCCGATCGTCACCGCCCATCCGGAGTTGGCCTACCTGGACAGCGCGGCCACGTCGCAGAAGCCGGAGGCCGTCCTGGAGGCGGTCCGCGCCTACCTGACCAACTGCAACGCCAACGCGGGTCGCGGCACCTACCCTTGGGCCAACCGCACCACCGAACTGATCGCCCGAACCCGCGACCGGGTCAAGGAGTTCCTCGGCGACTCCGAACCCGACCGTTCGGAGGTGCACTTCACCAGCGGCACCACGGAGGGTCTCCGGCTCGTCGCCCGGGACTGGCTCACGGACCACCTCGCCGACGGTGACGAGATCCTCGTCCCCTTCGGTGACCACCGCGCCAACCTGGAACCCTGGATCGAGGCGCGGCGGCTGCTCGCCGAGCGCGGCGTGCGCGTCCGGCTCCGCGCACTGCCCTGCCAGGCCGTGTCCGGCGACTACGACCACCGCGCGGTCGCCTCCGCGGTCGGTCCACGCACCCGCTTCGTCGCCGCCACCCACGTCCACCACGTCTACGGTGGCGACATGAACGTCCACCGGCTGCGCGACGCGGTCGGCCCCGAGGTGCCCATCTGCCTCGACGCCGCTCAGAGTGTCGGGCACCTTCCCTTCCGGGTGGACGATCCCGCCCTCGACGTCGACTTCGTGGTCTTCTCCGGGCACAAGATGTTCGCGCTGCCCGGAACCGGCGCGGTCTGGGCCCGCAACACGCGAGGCGCGGCGCTGCGGCCCACCGGCTGGGCGGGGACCCCGAACACCGTGGGCATCGTGTCGTTGCTCGCCGCCCTGGACTGGCTGGACGGCCTCGACGTCGGTCGGATCCGTGCGCACGTCGGACGGCTCACCACGCGCCTGACGGACCGACTGCGCCGGCTGGACGCCTACGAGGTGCTGGGGTGTCCCGAGAGCCTGCCCGCCGACTCGCCGTTGCCGCCGCCGCAACGCAGGCACGGCATCGTCACCTTCCGTCACCGAGACATCCCCGCCGACGACCTGGGCTTCATCCTGTTCGGCCACGGCCTCATGGTCCGCGCCGACAACCTGTGCCAGGCGGGTGCCGACACCAGGGAGGGATCGGTACGGGTGAGTCTGCACGTGTACAACACCGACGACGAGATCGATCGGTTGCTGAACGTTCTCGACGAGTTGAACTAA
- a CDS encoding pyridoxal-phosphate dependent enzyme, with the protein MRFNSITEAIGNTPLVRIDPAVHGLNHIDLYAKLEMLNPFGSVKDRPAWHMARPFLEDPSGGNDTVVELSSGNTAKALALLAGMHGRRFRSVTNRMRVPEIKELLLLLGAEIEELPGRSECLDPTDTDDPLTRFHQALAEPGSAYRHTDQYFNPRNVEAHATGTGPEIVKDLEGRVPDWFVACVGTSGSSTGVARALREHDARVRVLGLVADKTDFIPGIRTIDEVHQVGLFDPATYDAIASVTSREAIDGMVTLIRRCGLLSGPTGGAAYQGALRHLASADAELHGTGRRETAVFIVCDRAESYLGYVRRRRPELLGRTRRGHSAAALTEDEVREGARAVDVQEARSWMAGGEPRPLVVDLRGPHAYAARHIPGSLNIVDELFDEMVFSGLPFSKGTPVLLACPVGEKSLRYAALLTRMGHPDARSLAGGVVAWRDAGAPLVRE; encoded by the coding sequence TTGAGGTTCAACAGCATCACCGAGGCCATCGGCAACACGCCTCTCGTGCGCATCGACCCGGCCGTGCACGGGCTGAACCACATCGATCTCTACGCCAAGCTGGAGATGCTCAATCCCTTCGGGTCGGTCAAGGACCGGCCCGCCTGGCACATGGCCCGGCCGTTTCTGGAAGACCCCTCCGGGGGCAACGACACGGTCGTGGAACTGTCCAGCGGCAACACGGCCAAGGCCTTGGCGCTGCTCGCCGGGATGCACGGACGCCGCTTCCGAAGCGTCACCAACCGGATGCGGGTCCCGGAGATCAAGGAACTGCTCCTTCTCCTCGGTGCGGAGATCGAGGAACTCCCGGGGCGCAGCGAGTGCCTGGACCCGACCGACACCGACGATCCGCTGACCCGCTTCCACCAGGCGCTCGCGGAGCCCGGGAGCGCCTACCGGCACACCGACCAGTACTTCAACCCGCGCAACGTGGAGGCCCACGCGACCGGTACGGGACCGGAGATCGTCAAGGACCTGGAGGGTCGGGTCCCGGACTGGTTCGTGGCCTGCGTGGGCACGTCCGGATCGTCGACCGGGGTCGCGCGGGCCCTGCGCGAGCACGACGCGCGCGTTCGGGTGCTCGGACTGGTGGCGGACAAGACCGACTTCATCCCCGGCATCCGCACCATCGACGAGGTGCACCAGGTCGGCCTGTTCGACCCGGCGACGTACGACGCCATCGCCTCGGTGACCTCGCGGGAGGCCATCGACGGCATGGTCACTCTCATCCGCCGCTGCGGGCTGCTGTCCGGCCCGACGGGCGGCGCGGCCTACCAGGGGGCCCTCCGACACCTCGCCTCGGCCGACGCCGAACTCCACGGCACGGGGCGCCGCGAGACGGCGGTCTTCATCGTCTGCGATCGCGCCGAGAGCTATCTCGGCTACGTACGACGGCGCCGCCCAGAACTCCTGGGGCGAACCAGGCGAGGCCATTCCGCCGCCGCCCTGACCGAGGACGAGGTCCGGGAGGGCGCTCGCGCCGTCGACGTCCAGGAGGCGCGGAGCTGGATGGCCGGAGGAGAGCCCCGCCCACTCGTGGTGGACCTGCGCGGACCGCACGCCTACGCGGCCCGGCACATCCCCGGGTCGTTGAACATCGTCGACGAGCTGTTCGACGAGATGGTGTTCTCGGGGCTGCCGTTCAGCAAGGGCACGCCCGTGTTGCTGGCCTGTCCGGTGGGGGAGAAGTCCCTGCGGTACGCGGCGCTGCTCACCCGGATGGGGCACCCCGACGCCCGCAGCCTGGCCGGCGGCGTCGTCGCCTGGCGGGACGCCGGGGCGCCGCTGGTGAGGGAGTGA